TTTACACAGTGTCTGCAAATTCCAGGTGAAATGCGAGAAGCTGGTGGTCGGGAAGGAAGACGCCGCGTCCGGTCTTGTCGAGCTCATTCGGCTCCATGGAATCACCAAGCTAGTGATCGCAGCCGCCGCGGACAGGCACTACTCGAGGTATGATATCTGTCGGGGCAGAACTCTGTTTCTTGCACATACAGACATgctctgtattttattttattttaataaaaTTTTGGGTAGGGACAGGGAGCTCTGAAACATTTAAACTTCCACGTTTATGATTTTTCATATCCGGTTTCAGAAAGCTCGACAAGCCTGTGTCCAAGACAGCGACAGAAATAATGCAGAGAGCTGATCCATCATGCAAGATCTGGTTCGTCTGCAAGGAGCAGTTAGTCTGTACCAGGTAAACATTTTCATCTGATTTAGCAGCTTTCcgatttctctttttcttttttttttgcgaagaaGCTTTCCGATTTCTCATGGCTAATGGATTATGGATAGCAGAGTTCCAAAAATCTCTGACTCTCCAACGAAATTTATTTCAGCAAACTGACTCAGGTATCCATTGCAGGGACAAGGAAGTACAAATTGCACCATCAACTGTTGCTGCACCTTTGCTCCCTAATCTTGGCCATGAAGTTCTGGATTTGCAATCTCCCCAGGAAGAGGTGCATCAGATCATGCAACCACACCTTCTAAtttccttttttttttgcggggcacACCTTCTAATTTCCAAcactcttttttttgttttgtttttttgcaaaaatgGCGGGATTCATCATTGTGCTTCTTAATTCTTTATTTCGTCTAACCTTTGCAGGGTGACACCGAGATGGAACCGAGTTTCGACGATGAACTCGAAGAGGCACGCAAAGCAGTCGAGGAGCTGATGAGAAGAGCTCTGAAGGAATCCTGCAGGCGCCAAAAGGCAGAAGAAGAAACAGCCGCATCTCTCCACAAAGTACAACCGGACCGGAATTGGATATGAGCTTCAGTGCAAGACAAGGCAAAATTAAGCCTGCATTGTACTGGTATTTTCTTCGGAGCTTGATCGGAACTGTGAACCTTGCAGGCGCAAGAACACGAGGAGCTGTACCTTGAGGAGGTGAAGAAGAGGGAGGAGCTCGAAGCAGCTCTGGCGAGAGCAGACGGAGAAATCGCGCGGCTACGACAGGCAATCCAGCAAAAACACGACCGGGGAGGCAGTCACGGCGAGATCGATGCTTGAACAGCACATCGTCGTCACGGGCGACGATGCGACGAAATCCAACTTTGGCGCCGCGGCCGCAGCCGGGCGATTTTAGAGCAGCGGCGGGGTAACCCGGCGGAGCCTTTTCCGTGGTGAAGGGTGATGCAATGCCGCAATGGTGGAAGAGAGCTGGAGGCACCGCCCAGCAAGAGGGCTGGGAAGGTGCCCGATGAGACGGGGTTCGCCTAGAGTGCCGGTGCGGTCAGCCGCTGGCTCGCGCGCTCTGGGTTTTGCGCCGTGGCAGTGCTCTGTTTCCTTGTGATTCGAATGCAGCAGAGGCGGTATCGTGCGTGACGTACCAAATTTGTCGTCACTGTACTAATTTGGGTACCTGCTAGCAAGTACTTCCTCcttaaaaaaatataagagcgttcgTGATCTCTTATATTTAGGAAAACGTTTCAGGTCGGAGCGCCGGCCGAGCGCTCCACCGGATGCGTGTGGGACGTGGGATTGAATTTGATCCAACGACCACGAGGTATCTGCTGTAGGTCCACGGGGCAGCCCCACTCTCCCTTATCTTCTTTTGCTCTGCCTTATCTTCTCCCACGATGAATTTCTTTCAAATCCTTTCTCTCATCCACCTCAAAATCCATCTCTCTCTTGCTCCCTCACAAAATCCGACGAGCTCCGGCCGGCCGTTCTCCTCTTTCCTCTTGGATCCCCATCCCcctccggcgacgagctccacaCACGCCGCAGCCGCTGCATCCCCATCGGCTTTCTCCCCTGGCAGTACATACGGCTGCAGCTCGCACTGCTGCAAGGGGGCGGGGCCGAGAAGGAGCGGAGTCGCTGTTGTGAGGTTGCTGCTGCTAGCCATcaacgccatggccgccgcctccccctcaTATGGTCGTGGTCGTGGCGCTGGAGCAGGCGGTGGAAACGATGGCCTCCGGTGCTACAACCGGTGAgtctttttgctggaaccggccgaCAAAAAAGCTTCAACCACACTGACCAGTGCTGGAACCAGGCAATCGTCGAGTAGTTTTTGCTGCCACCTCCTTTCTTTGCTACAAATGGCATGATTTTTTGCTGGATCCGTCGAGAAATTTTGTTGCGACCATCGGCGGCGATGCATGTTTTTGCTACAACCAGCACGACGATGCGCTGGTGTTTTTTGCTTTGAgattgttttgctggaaccagtgttTTCTTTTGCTGGAACTGGCTAATGTGTTTGATACAATCGATCATCGGAGTTTTTTGCTGCtgggatttttgctggaaccactatTAAGTTTTGCTGGAAGTGGCAAATATTTTTGTTTCAACGGAGTACCGAAGTTTTTTGTTACTTTAGATTTTTTTTGCTGGAGATGACGGTGCAAGTCGACGACGGCAGCGAGCCGGAGACGAGGACGTCGGGATGCTGCAACCATGGTGATGGCGCTCTGGACCCTTCTTGTTCGAGCTGCAACCATGGTGAGTGGAGGCAGCCAAGGCGAGCACAGTGGCATGGGTCGCCGGCGAGCGCGGATGGCCGGCGTGGTGGCACAAGTCACCGGCAAGCTCGGGTAGCCGAGGACAAGCGAGGCGGCCGGCGAGCTTGCACGGAGTGGGGCATGCGCGCACGCTCACTTTTTCCTGATCTGCTTTTTCCTATGTGTGTTGACTTTATGGGGACGAAGTTAATTTTAATCTGACGGTTGAAAAATACTCTATCGAACGTACACGCAGCGACCGGCCCAAAAGTTGGCCGGTCCGCCGGCGCCTATCAGCGCCCTTATATTTGTTCACAGAGGGAGTACAGCATATACTCACCAGAAACGCTAAAAGCTGAGAGGGCAGAGATAGGTGCAGTTTTACTGTTTAGCGTTGGAGGACAGGAATTAGGTGCATTTTCATCAATGTCCTAAAATGTTGTTGTTTCTATGGAAACCAAAATTAAGATACACTCCTACGATTGACTAGTACTGAATTTTTTTTCTTCGTATATTACCTCATTACCTTCAAGATTTAAGCACATTATAATCTCTTTCCTTGTTTCTAGAAGCAAGAAGTCATACCCAAGCCTCTATTGCAGGCAAGGTTTTTGCCCCAACATTCACCCACTTGTGTGAAAGTGACCCATGGTGAATTGTGTACATGGCACGTGCCCTTTTTTTGGTATGTGGATGTGTACAAATGTCTTGTGTATTTAGAAATTTGATGCAAATTTTTTGAACGGGTGTGGCGATTGCTTTGGTTCGCTTAGCATTTTTTGGCTGCATGTGGGCCAGGCTGATGTGATTGTTCTTGGCCCGTTGACCTGGTTGTCTAGCGTTCCTTCCGTGGGCTTCCTTTCTTATCTGGCTTGCACGTGCCTCCTGATCGAGTTGTGGTGTCGTGCATCCGTGTATTCGGTTCTCGGTGCCGTTTTCCAGTCAAAAAAGGGTGCCGCTTCGATCGCGTAATCTAGACGCTCCTCGTGTTTTTGATCGGTGCCGCTTCCATCGTTTGATCTAGAGTCTGCTGTTAGTTTCTGGTTCGCGCCGCTGTCGTCGTCTAATCTCGAAACCTCGCCGTCTATCGCCACGTTACGAGGTTATAAATAGACCGTCCTTCTTGCCATATTATTGTAGTAGGTCTTCTTCGGTCTCACGTATATTGTCTCCATGGTATCTCTTTCTTTCTATTGTAATGGACCGCGGCGTCCGGGTCGGCCTCCTCGTTCCCGGGGGGCTGTGGTTGGCCGGCGCGGTGGTTGGGGCCGTTCTGCTGTATCGCCGTTGTGTCGGCTCGGCCCGTATGTATGGAGCATGCTCCGGCGTTTGATGATCATGCATGTAGTCTGCGGCCGGCTCATGGGATGCCAGAGCGAGCGCCCCGGCAAGCGGCGCCACTCGTGCGGCAACATCTGCGCCTACGTCCGGTGCTCCCCGATGGACGGCGGCGTCTGCTCCGCCGGGTCCAGTACGTCTATAACCAGCACGGCTGCCAGAGCTGCGTAGCCTACTACGAGGCCGTGACCACGAGAGCATGTGCCCACACGTGCCTTGCTCCTGCACGGGGTCCGGCATGCCTCCATCggttcgctgccgccgccgctgaagTCAGCCGCCAGGAGCGGCGCCTCCGGATCTCCGTCGCCCGCGACTTTTCCTTGTAGTGTCTCGCCTCCGCCGCTGTGCCGCATCGAGCTAGCCAGAATCGGCATCGTGGGCATCAGCCCCTTCTCAAGCCGTGCATCGTGGCCATACCCCGCACGTGGCTCCTGCGGCAACAGCGCGAGGTGGCAGCGACCTGCGTGCATGTagagcggcggtggcggcacacGCTCATCATGCGGGGAAGATGTCCTTCGCACCTGGCGGCTAGCCGGGCATCACCGCATCCGGGGTGATGGAGCAAACATCGCCGCCCATTACGAACACCGGTATGGCAGCCATTCCGCGTTGGGTGGAGGAGGTCGGAACAAACGCTAGCACACCAGCCAAGTTATGGCTACAACCACGGCAGCGTCGATGCAATCCAGAACCTCTCGCCTTCAACTGGAGTATCCTGCGGAAGACGCGGTGCTCGATGTTTGTTCCCTAGCTACCCGGTGTTTGTTCCCTGCTTCACAGGTACCGTGGCTTCTAAAAGTCTAAAACAGGTCGGGTTTCTTTCTTTGTGTTCTTTCGCAAGATTTGATGTGTTTCTTTCTCTGTGTTCTTCCGCAAGATTTGACATCATGATTTAACTAGTCGAAAGCAAAAACTGTTGATGTTAGAACCATGTGGCCACCCCATGCAAAACTCACTCA
This DNA window, taken from Triticum aestivum cultivar Chinese Spring chromosome 1D, IWGSC CS RefSeq v2.1, whole genome shotgun sequence, encodes the following:
- the LOC123181595 gene encoding uncharacterized protein: MNFFQILSLIHLKIHLSLAPSQNPTSSGRPFSSFLLDPHPPPATSSTHAAAAASPSAFSPGSTYGCSSHCCKGAGPRRSGVAVVRLLLLAINAMAAASPSYGRGRGAGAGGGNDGLRCYNRFFLLEMTVQVDDGSEPETRTSGCCNHGDGALDPSCSSCNHGEWRQPRRAQWHGSPASADGRRGGTSHRQARVAEDKRGGRRACTEWGMRARSLFPDLLFPMCVDFMGTKLILI
- the LOC123159031 gene encoding U-box domain-containing protein 33-like, with the protein product MHVHVPAQMIPIMGVKFHADKLSPEPVRVFRRAERERADEMLDDYIHQCSQIKVKCEKLVVGKEDAASGLVELIRLHGITKLVIAAAADRHYSRKLDKPVSKTATEIMQRADPSCKIWFVCKEQLVCTRDKEVQIAPSTVAAPLLPNLGHEVLDLQSPQEEGDTEMEPSFDDELEEARKAVEELMRRALKESCRRQKAEEETAASLHKAQEHEELYLEEVKKREELEAALARADGEIARLRQAIQQKHDRGGSHGEIDA